In the genome of Dioscorea cayenensis subsp. rotundata cultivar TDr96_F1 chromosome 1, TDr96_F1_v2_PseudoChromosome.rev07_lg8_w22 25.fasta, whole genome shotgun sequence, one region contains:
- the LOC120258044 gene encoding uncharacterized protein LOC120258044: protein MRQEISAFRQGDSETLFEAHERFKDLLRKCPHHGFSSWMRIQMLCNGLNYATRQLIDAVAGGSLSSKSPEEAEILIENMAILSCETCGAGHATVQCPISIALDAPVETVDYVGGAPRGQGNPYGNTYNPRWRNHPNFSWGQQQQHRPPQPQGLPPQPLQQPEKKFTTEDVLARFMIHTEAKFVNINNQFAEVNTVLRNVQASIPLLENQVGQLARANSERPPGSLPSNTENNPREHLKAVTLRSGKQVEARAEEGSSTKHNGVAAREDPKPSETELEGVKEKQDEGTIQLPTPRIPEYKPVIPYPARLRQDKDEA, encoded by the exons ATGAGACAAGAGATTTCTGCATTCCGACAAGGGGACTCCGAGACACTCTTTGAGgcacatgagagattcaaggatctcctacgcAAGTGTCCCCATCATGGTTTTTCCTCATGGATGAGGATCCAGATGCTTTGCAATGGCCTGAATTATGCAACCAGACAGCTCATCGATGCTGTAGCAGGGGGGTCATTGAGTAGTAAATCCCCTGAGGAAGCTGAAAtcttgattgaaaacatggcaa TTTTGTCTTGCGAGACTTGTGGGGCCGGGCATGCTACTGTTCAGTGCCCAATTTCAATAGCCTTAGATGCCCCAGTTGagacagttgattatgttgggggagCTCCCAGAGGCCAGGGGAATCCTTATGGAAACACATATAATCCgcggtggaggaatcacccaaatttttcttgggGTCAACAACAGCAACATCGGCCCCCGCAGCCACAGGGACTTCCACCTCAACCTCTTCAGCAGCCCGAGAAGAAGTTCACCACTGAAGATGTGTTAGCAAGGTTTATGATCCATACCGAGgcaaaatttgtgaacatcaaCAACCAATTCGCTGAAGTAAACACTGTTTTGAGGAATGTTCAAGCCTCCATTCCATTATTGGAAAACCAGGTGGGGCAACTTGCTAGGGCAAACTCGGAGCGACCGCCGGGTAGCTTACCTAGTAACACTGAAAATAATCCAAGGGAGCATTTGAAAGCCGTCACTCTCAGGAGCGGGAAACAGGTTGAAGCACGAGCCGAGGAGGGCTCAAGCACTAAACATAATGGGGTAGCCGCACGGGAAGACCCTAAGCCATCTGAGACTGAACTTGAAGGGGTAaaggaaaaacaagatgaaggaACCATTCAACTACCAACACCAAGGATACCCGAGTACAAGCCGGTGATCCCCTATCCGGCTAGGTTGAGGCAAGATAAGGACGAGGCTTAA